The following are encoded in a window of Panicum virgatum strain AP13 chromosome 5N, P.virgatum_v5, whole genome shotgun sequence genomic DNA:
- the LOC120676985 gene encoding ammonium transporter 3 member 1-like codes for MTSDDPNAYNMTLAYLPAAGVPHWLNKGDNAWQMVSATLVGMQSVPGLVILYGSIVKKKWAVNSAFMALYAFAAVWLCWVTWGYQMSFGEKLLPFWGKAGHALGQGVLLGQASLPATEHRYAHHGAVETPGIMPWYPMASMVYFQCVFAAITLILLAGSLLGRMNFKAWMLFVPLWLTFSYTIGAFSIWGGGFLFHWGVMDYSGGYVIHLSSGVAGFTAAYWVGPRSTKDRERFPPNNVLLMLTGAGILWMGWAGFNGGDPYSANIDSSLAVLNTNICAATSLLVWTCLDVIFFKKPSVIGAVQGMITGLVCITPGAGLVQGWAAIVMGMLSGSIPWFTMMVVHKRSRLLQQVDDTLGVFHTHAVAGVLGGVTTGLFAHPSLCPMFLPVTNSKGAFYGSGIQLGKQLGGALFIISWNVVATSLVCLVVRFVVPLRMPDDELTIGDDAVHGEEAYALWGDGEKFDSTKHGWYSDNDTHHNKVPSGVTQDV; via the exons ATGACGTCGGACGACCCCAATGCGTACAACATGACGCTGGCCTActtgccggccgccggcgtaCCGCACTGGCTGAACAAGGGCGACAACGCGTGGCAGATGGTGTCGGCCACGCTGGTGGGCATGCAGAGCGTGCCGGGGCTGGTCATCCTCTACGGCAGCATCGTCAAGAAGAAGTGGGCCGTCAACTCGGCGTTCATGGCGCTCTACGCCTTCGCTGCCGTCTGGctgtgctgggtcacctggggCTATCAGATGTCCTTCGGCGAGAAGCTGCTCCCGTTCTGGGGCAAGGCCGGCCACGCGCTCGGCCAGGGCGTCCTCCTCGGCCAGGCCTCCCTCCCGGCGACCGAGCACCGCTACGCCCACCACGGCGCCGTCGAGACCCCCGGGATCATGCCCTGGTACCCCATGGCGTCCATGGTCTACTTCCAGTGCGTCTTCGCCGCCATCACGCTGATCCTGCTCGCCGGCTCCCTGCTCGGCCGCATGAACTTCAAGGCGTGGATGCTCTTCGTCCCGCTCTGGCTCACCTTCTCCTACACCATCGGCGCCTTCTCCATCTGGGGCGGCGGCTTCCTCTTCCACTGGGGCGTCATGGACTACTCCGGCGGCTACGTCATCCACCTCTCGTCTGGCGTCGCGGGGTTCACCGCCGCCTACTGGGTCGGGCCCAGGTCCACCAAGGACAGGGAGAGGTTCCCGCCCAACAACGTCCTGCTCATGCTCACCGGCGCCGGCATCCTGTGGATGGGCTGGGCCGGCTTCAACGGCGGCGACCCCTACTCCGCGAACATCGACTCCTCCCTCGCCGTGCTCAACACCAACATCTGCGCCGCCACCAGCCTCCTCGTCTGGACCTGCCTCGATGTCATCTTCTTCAAGAAGCCCTCCGTCATCGGCGCCGTCCAGGGCATGATCACCGGCCTCGTCTGCATCACTCCCGGCGCAG GTCTTGTCCAGGGTTGGGCGGCGATCGTGATGGGTATGCTCTCGGGCAGCATCCCGTGGTTCACGATGATGGTGGTGCACAAGCGCTCCCGCCTGCTCCAGCAGGTGGACGACACCCTGGGCGTGTTCCACACCCACGCCGTGGCCGGGGTCCTGGGCGGCGTCACCACGGGGCTCTTCGCGCACCCGTCGCTGTGCCCGATGTTCCTTCCCGTCACCAACTCCAAGGGCGCCTTCTACGGCAGCGGCATCCAGCTCGGGAAGCAGCTGGGCGGCGCGCTCTTCATCATCTCCTGGAACGTGGTGGCGACCAGCCTGGTGTGCCTGGTGGTGCGCTTCGTGGTGCCGCTGCGCATGCCCGACGACGAGCTGACCATCGGCGACGACGCCGTGCACGGCGAGGAGGCCTACGCGCTGTGGGGCGACGGCGAGAAGTTCGACTCCACCAAGCACGGCTGGTACTCGGACAATGACACGCACCACAACAAGGTGCCCAG